The proteins below are encoded in one region of Phaseolus vulgaris cultivar G19833 chromosome 1, P. vulgaris v2.0, whole genome shotgun sequence:
- the LOC137815476 gene encoding uncharacterized protein, with product MSEFKIPFAKGASINRPPVFGGVNYAFWKIRMKIFMESTDMGIWDAVVNGPFVPMQVVKEETVKKPWSDWSESERKKTQYESFAKKTITSALNMDEFFRVSQCNSAKEKGSVRKESIVDVQKRFTHIVNHLTGLGKVFDKEDINIKVLKCLDKS from the exons ATGTCGGAGTTTAAAATACCTTTTGCTaaaggtgcgtctattaatagacctcctgtGTTTGGTGGTGTGAATTATGCattctggaaaattagaatgaaaatcttcatGGAATCTACTGACatgggtatttgggatgcagtggtcaatggaccttttGTACCTATGCAAgttgtcaaagaagaaacagtgaagaagccttggtcagattggagtgaaagtgaaaggaagAAGACTCAATATGAATCTTTTGCCAAGAAAACTATCACTTCTGCATTGAATATGGATGAATTCTTTAGAGTGTCTCAATGCAACTCGGCCAAGGAGAAGGGAAGTGTTAGAA AAGAAAGTATTGTAGATGTACAGAAACggtttacacatattgtaaatcatcTCACTGGACTAGGTAAAGTATTTGACAAGGAAGATATCAACATAAAGGTGCTTAAATGCCTTGACAAGAGCTAa